gccactgtagatgtaggtccagaaaaacagtactcaaaattcttctatgcttatttttataaaatcaatacgttcatatacacaaaggtattttaacgtctaaatgtgcaattttttcaacctgtttaattttgcatatatttcagttggcactttttttaaaccactaaaccacgcgatagccctcattgcggCTCTTCAAGAGACCCAAAACAATTAACACTTAGATTAGAACAGTTTAGAATTAACTAGACCATGTCAAATCAACTTTTGGGGCACTTAGACATTcctaaaaccaaagatagatataattccgtaatagatggataaagtctaaggaaaaaacgtgcctcgaaaatcaagaaaacttgattctcgttcagagggcgctactagctttggcctactgtcgtatagatggcgttgacggtttcgtttgttatttaacaattttaacgcataaaaaaaaaacatatatctatatttaaatacattctatcgtattagtataaatcttaatttttagttttaaagtgtgtcgacagatggcagtgaatttactggggttacaaaatttactatgacagtaacgctctagtatcagttactctatggtagtgcTAAGAACTAGTTATGATATATGTTTCAGGGATTATATAGATACGTACGTTATTGAAAACATACGCAAGTGAAATCTTTGGTCACTTTTATAGTATATGCCATCTATTTCACTTAATTACTATACTAGttgtttattttcatttgttCGATAATCCTGGCGTATTTTACAGGCGGAGGCATTAAGAACACTCGCAGAGGCGGCATCAAAGCAGGCGGACGCTGTGGCCAGGATAGCGGCCACACTCGACACTATACACAAACAGCGAGCCAACGACATACTAGGAGGGCTCTGACTTTGTTGTACTATTCGCATTAAGAACACTCGCAGAGGCTGCGTCAAAGCAGGCGGACGCCGTGGCCAGGATAGCGGCCACTCTCGACACTATACACAAACAGCGAGCCAACAACATACTAGTTGGGCTGATTTTGTTATACTACTCGTATTAAGGACACTCGCAGAGGCGGCGTCAAAGCAGGGGACGCTGTGGCCAGGATAGCGGCCACTCTCGACACTATACACAAACAGCGAGCCAACAACATACTAGTTGGGCTGATTTTGTTATACTACTCGTATTAAGGACACTCGCAGAGGCGGCGTCAAAGCAGGGGACGCTGTGGCCAGGATAGCGGCCACTCTCGACACTATACACAAACAGCGAGCCAACAACATACTAGTTGGGCTGATTTTGTTATACTACTCGTATTAAGGACACTCGCAGAGGCGGCGTCAAAGCAGGGGACGCTGTGGCCAGGATAGCGGCCACTCTCGACACTATACACAAACAGCGAGCCAACAACATACTAGTTGGGCTGATTTTGTTATACTACTCGTATTAAGGACACTCGCAGAGGCGGCGTCAAAGCAGGGGACGCTGTGGCCAGGATAGCGGCCACTCTCGACACTATACACAAACAGCGAGCCAACAACATACTAGTTGGGCTGATTTTGTTATACTACTCGTATTAAGGACACTCGCAGAGGCGGCGTCAAAGCAGGGGACGCCGTGGCCAGGATAGCGGCCACTGTCGACACTATACACAAACAGCGAGCCAACAACATACTAGTTGGGCTGATTTTGTTATACTACTCGTATTAAGGACACTCGCAGAGGCGGCGTCAAAGCAGGGGACGCTGTGGCCAGGATAGCGGCCACTCTCGACACTATACACAAACAGCGAGCCAACAACATACTAGTTGGGCTGATTTTGTTATACTACTCGTATTAAGGACACTCGCAGAGGCAGCGTCAAAGCAGGGGACGCTGTGGCCAGGATAGCGGCCACTCTCGACACTATACACAAACAGCGAGCCAACAACATACTAGTTGGGCTGATTTTGTTATACTACTCGTATTAAGGACACTCGCAGAGGCAGCGTCAAAGCAGGGGACGCTGTGGCCAGGATAGCGGCCACTCTCGACACTATACACAAACAGCGAGCCAACAACATACTAGTTGGGCTGATTTTGTTATACTACTCGTATTAAGGACACTCGCAGAGGCAGCGTCAAAGCAGGGGACGCTGTGGCCAGGATAGCGGCCACTCTCGACACTATATACAAACAGCGAGCCAACAACATACTAGTTGGGCTGATTTTGTTATACTACTCGTATTAAGGACACTCGCAGAGGCAGCGTCAAAGCAGGGGACGCTGTGGCCAGGATAGCGGCCACTCTCGACACTATACACAAACAGCGAGCCAACAACATACTAGTTGGGCTGATTTTGTTATACTACTCGTATTAAGGACACTCGCAGAGGCAGCGTCAAAGCAGGGGACGCTGTGGCCAGGATAGCGGCCACTCTCGACACTATACACAAACAGCGAGCCAACAACATACTAGTTGGGCTGATTTTGTTATACTACTCGTATTAAGGACACTCGCAGAGGCGGCGTCAAAGCAGGGGACGCCGTGGCCAGGATAGCGGCCACTCTCGACACTATACACAAACAGCGAGTCAACAACATACTAGTTGGGCTGATTTTGTTATACTACTCGTATTAAGGACACTCGCAGAGGCGGCGTCAAAGCAGGGGACGCCGTGGCCAGGATAGCGGCCACTCTCGACACTATACACAAACAGCGAGCCAACAACATACTAGTTGGGCTGATTTTGTTATACTACTCGTATTAAGGACACTCGCAGAGGCGGCGTCAAAGCAGGGGACGCCGTGGCCAGGATAGCGGCCACTCTCGACACTATACACAAACAGCGAGTCAACAACATACTAGTTGGGCTGATTTTGTTATACTACTCGTATTAAGGACACTCGCAGAGGCGGCGTCAAAGCAGGGGACGCCGTGGCCAGGATAGCGGCCACTCTCGACACTATACACAAACAGCGAACCAACAACATACTAGCAGGGCTGATTTTGTTGTACTACTCGTATTATGATTCGGTAATATTACGTTTAATTTGAGGGCTTGAGTTAGTGCGTCTTGaactttgttttttctcttatggatgtactctttattttttattttatttttgtggtggcctagcggtaagagcgtgcgacttgcaatccggaggtcgcgggttcaaaccccggctcgtaccaatgagtttttcggaacttatgtacgaaatgtcatttgatatttaccagtcgcttttcggtgaaggaaaccggactgatcctaacaaggcctagttccccctctgggttggaaggtcagatgacagtcgctttcgtaaaaactagtgcctacgtcaattcttaggattagttgtcaagcggaccccaggctcccaggagccgtggcaaaatgccgggataatgccaggaagaagaaaattaaaattgcgGTGGGCAGGACATATCGCACGGTATAAAGACCATAGATGGACAATATTGGCAACGAAATGGAAAGGCCCTATTGGCAAAAGGCAAGTAGGAAAGCCATATAAACGATGGCTGGACGATATAAAAGAAACTGCAGGGAAAGACTGGCTAAACAAAGCGGAAGACAGGCAGAAATGGagagaattggaggaggcctacacccgaagaggggtccaaattaaataaatcgatagtaaatagaatacataaacctaacactaactactaactataagaaacttactaaccagtacgctaaaacttctaatgtaaacaaactgtaaattggaaataaaaggcttttttattttatttttatttaatattaccaaagatagatataactccgtaatagatggatacagtctaaggaaaaaaacgtgcctcgaaaatcaagaaaatttgattctcgttcagagggcgctactagctttggccaactgtcgtatagatggcgttgacggtttcgtttgttatttaacaatcttaacgcatatcagtgaaagaacatgggtcaaaatcataaaaagaattaatgcaaataaaaaaaaacatttatccatatctaattaaattttatcgtatttttaaagatatttatttttagttttaaagtgtgtcgacagatggcagtgaatttactggggttacaaaatttactatgatagtaccgctctagtataagttactctatgatattacgtTATCTGAAGACTGAATGTACGCGAAGAagtaataaatgataaatgtgTGTACATTACATAGTATCATTTTGATTACTTTATAATCTCTACTACTACTAGGTCCTAGGTGTtaggtacgtatgtatgtattctaaaaaatatgtaagtgcgaaagtgacgggcatagtgacaggcgataaaaatggaaccatgctgacaccgcaggtgTTTGAATGACTAAATATAGGTAGTTTATTCaagttttagttaaataaaagatttttttttaatttgttttatttacactCTTTATTCGGGTCATAggtaattaataacaaaaaatgtcTCTTAgggcacataataaataatagtactaggtgcAGAAGTTTCAATCAAACAAAACGCgtatattacgacagatatgatcgctaggtggcgcaagcgcgagcaggcgtccgttccgtagcggtgcgcggcaactactatggctagacaccaaaagcGAAACGAAATCgcagagtgagccacgcctgcctagggccacttgcaccatcccactaactcggggttaaccggttatacctggagttaccatggttaccagtacaattttacactgggttaacagtttaacagcttaaccccgggttaatgggATGGTGCATGTGGCGCTGAGTATATGGAGTTATTTTATGTAGCGGCCCGCCGTGGGCCCACCATACCAGAAAAATTTGAATCAATAGTATTAGAAAACAGAATTGATTATTTTGTTTAGTTACAAATCAAAAAAAACGTTCATTTTATAATGATCTAAATGTCATTAGATATAATTTGTACTAGCATTAGGACTGTTAGAGGTACAACTTTAAATCATAACTTTGAAGGATATCTTATGAGTATTTCCCGAAACTTATGGATTAGGAGTTAGTTTATACTGAATTATTAAATAGCTTTTCGTGATaccgtaaggtcggggtactttagcccCCCAAGGTTACTTTGTTCACCCATGAAAACCTATTTAATTcaattgataatttttttttttttttttatctggtttttatggaggctttggacactctaggtgaacatgtcagcctcatgggtgctatcatagttccctactcaagggagaggtcaataaagtggtaaacactgattgctttgtccgatataggctctgccaaccagcCTGccttgatctgtccattgtgcatggagcccagactaccaaaaattctttttctcaagttcgaattccggacgcattccaacaacacgtgagacaagtcatcagtcttctgacagtttgcacacagtggtgacgatttaacacccatcatgcacagaaatttgtttgtagggatgtgtccggaccggactcggaaagctgagactaacacttttctagagaggttggcagaatcaaaccagggtatccacaagggtctatcttgaattgttctgtaccagattccaacaccccttgataaagcttgttctccaaaatggtattcccatttctgtaaacatctttttttaattctgggAATTACTTCACTTGAtgataaattcttaaaaacgacattatGAGATTATCTGTGTTTGGAGTAAGCGTTTAgtggtttttaaaaattaattattcaataaaTGGGTTTTCATGGGTGGACAAAGTAACCTTGTAAAGGCTAAAGTACCCTGACCTtacggtacagtcgccatcagatatatcggagcggccgaggtgttcacaatatctgaacactcacTCTAACGCccagacaatagaggcgtgttcagatatttgtgagatatatctgatggcgactgtactataacTTTTTGAGAAATTCTTAGATTTTATACTATGAAGGTAATGGTGACCCTAAACCTTTTCATACACATTCACATGTACTATAAAATCCTATcatcatatatatatgtataagtaatgATACAGCATCTAAAAGGTAAAttggtaataattaattatatcctAAGTATATCTTGTCCTCGCTTGTAGCATCCTCAAAGAAGATCAAAGTCGTCCCGCTGTAACAGaagataatataataagtataaacCCAGCCATTTCGAGGCTCTCCACTGTTTGCTCCCAACGTGTATTTGGTTTCTTCGGTCATCTGAGCAGGACAGGGCCATATAGCCTGGAAAAACCCATGGAGCCTTTCCAGGCTATCTGGCCCTGATATAATGGCTATAATTATGAAGTTACATTATTTAATATAGATTGGCGCGCCGATATGAATGGTCAGTTCAAGAATATACACAGTGCACGTAATGTATAATGCCACTTGTGATTATGTTGCGTTTGCGCGCGGCCGAGTGCTGTTCACGCTCCAGCAATGTACGAAAGTGATGTGATATCTGAATGTCAAATGGGACCACCCTGCCAAAGAACTGTTCACTAGTAACAAAATACTAACGCTACCCTGCCTTTATATCCTAGAGGTAGCTAAACAGGTAAGGTTTAATTACGAACAGTTCCAGTCTAACGCTGCGGAACCCAAATACAACTTAAGGCACCGCCACCAACTTCGTCCACCCCGCACACGGCTGGCTAAATCTAAAAAATGTCTGCACACAATTGGCCCTAAAATCTATAACCGAGTCTCTGAAGACATAAAAACTGCGAATAGCTACAATTCTTTCGtactcaaacttaaaaaatacctagtctCTGCTGCCTTTTACTCGTTAAACGAATTCTTCTGATAGGAATAGAATGTCACATGAGTCCtgcatatttaaaacattataatattatatataataaacatttggttaacaattgtgtaccgaatttataataatgcattgtaattttaataatttaatgtatgtcaataataatgtaatttagaatagcattgtaaattactatgacgtgtcaaattttaattttattaataaatgattgtattgtattgtattgtatctcaGTGTAATATTAAGTTTTCGAGAAAGTTATGTGATATAGCATTACTTTTTGAAGGACAGTTTTGCGCATGGCTAGTATGTAGGTTTCTTCTACAGGGATTCTACTATTAAAACTCAGATGAtattaaaaactatactcaCCATCTCATTATACTCCATAATATGCCGCTTGATAGCCGAGCCATCAACCCATGTAACAAAGTCCTCCAGTGACCGGTTGACCAGGAATGCGGGGTCCTTGACCACCTCAGGGCCTACACGCACATGCCCTTGCTCAATCAGTTTTGTGGCCTCTTTCAGGTTCTCTGACATTTTGTCTAGGCAACAAAATGAAGACAAACAAATAAATCAACGGTGGAAATTTCAACAGAAACAGATTTGTAATGCAATTAAAGCTAGCAATGGCGGTCTGATTGCTAGAAGCAATCTCTTCCAAAGTAGCAGGAGATAAAGAACATAAGGTTAGAAACATGGTACCGTAGCATGTTTTCAAAGAAACTTAAAATCACTTATAGGCAACAGGCTCCATAGAATATGTTGTTGCATtgcataaaattgtaaagaacaaataataatatgattcaTACTTCTACACATGACGACGGGCAGCCGCCGCCGGCAGAAGGAGCTTGCGGACACGTTGATAGCGAGGGCCAAGTCCCAGCGTGTCGGTATCAGCCCCATCTGGTACAGCTTCTCTAGTAACTGCGCGCTTGCCTCCGTGCGAAACTCCGCCGTTGCGTCCAGGTCTTTGATTTTGTTTGCTAACTCACGGATTTCACGAGAAAGCTTGTTATACCTGTGATGAAAGATAAATATGTTAAAAACTTACAACTTAGTACTTTTATATACAGTATATCAAATAATTAAGTTGGAAAACCACACTTACTTTGTGTAATCTTCTCGTTTCTGAACATAGTATTTTTTCATCACTTTCACCTCATTCAAGTTATTGTCCACTTTCCACGATATAAAATCTACTTTCTTGAGCAATTTCTGCTCGTGAAATTTTAGTTTACGCACCATTTTAACGTTTAGATATGAATGAGATCATGAAAACAAACGCACGTTTTCGTCCACGGCACGGCGtatcacagattaataataCTTTGATAGAGATTGGATTTTTGATATTCAGTTATATTATCTATGTTAAAGTACCAGagacatttcttttttttttattcatcctTCTGGACAGGCTAAGACCATAATCTGCCCTCCTAGTGTAAAAATCAGTTTTTGGACATTTTGCCGAAATCGACTTTTTGTGATATTCGTAATGTACGGATTAAGCTGCATCGACCACTTTGGCCCGTTTTCCGATATGTGGCttagttttcgagaaaaaagtCGTAAAAAGGACGTATTTGCACTAATTTTCCAAGCACTCCTAGTCTATAAAGCGACTATTTGACAAAACCAGGCTAAATCAACGTATATGCAGCTATACGTTTTTTTACACTCTGGTTTGCGTGAAATCTTATCCACTATGTCTAGCCTTAAAGTACGTATAAGACAAAAACTAAGCAAAAAACACGTAAAAGACGCTATACGTACTTCAAGACTAGGATCTTGAGCAAAGTTTTAGATCTGATTCTAGTCTAaaaaatagtataatatattttttctgtttaaaCGTTCAGTAAGTCATTTAAGCCTAGTATCACTTAACTTTATTACGTCACCATAATAGTCTTCAAAACCGTATAACTGCTATACGTTCTTCTTATTTTGTATGGACGTCGTATTATATGAAAACAAACTTTTAAAATGGTCGAAAGTGCGTCTAACTAGTCTATAACGCAGTATACGCTCCAACCGTTGTCATTCCCCCCGCGCGCCAAGAGGCACCTTACGCTAAGTAAAAACCGTCAGCAGTGAGCGGCGAGCACCGGCACAGCTTGTGGCTGCCGGTACGAGAGCGGGAGGTGGTTTTTTGCGCACAAAATATTGACCAAACGACCAAAAACCAAAAAAAGAAACCAAGGTAAgaaaaatgctttattattGCATTACCACCATCTGTTATCAATAGTATGTAGTATTTACAATTAGTACCTTCGAgtattatcatttttatcaaggtaaatactttaaaattgCCTTGCAAATACTTTCGCTCGACAGCAAATACGTCTTTCTAGCATAGTTTGTAATGGGAAAATTGTTGATACGTACTTTCCtacagcaaaatttgtttaagtttTATCTCTTAATTTGACGGTTTAACtgttttatctaaataaaatcaaattgatATTAGAGCTAATCGTCTTGGGTTTAATTCTCAGTAAGGCAAGTAGgtaattgacattatgaagtctaaaccttattataaaatgttttaaaaggaAATTTAATGAGAATATAAGCATGATAACATTTTCCGCCTAAGCGTTTAGATAACCAGCTCAAAGGACTATGGGCTTCTTTGTATGGTATGGAACCTGGGTTCAAAAGCCAACTGACAGTTAGGTcattaaatacctaggtaaGTTTTATCTAGTTGGCCCCAAGCGgaaatgaattatttttattgcagttTGTCAATATCTAACCACTCACTTGCTTCTGGTATCCTGGTAAGTCAACCGACGTCACTCGTATTATCTAGGAAATAGACTTCGATGAGAAATATCGGCTAGGTACTTAAGTGAATGAATTACTGCAGATTATATTACGTTTTATTTATCATAGTATTTATGTAGTAATAAACAGAGGTATTACAGTATTATTacgttttataacaaaaacaatttatgTATCTTAAAAAAGGTAATATGTATTAAGTAAAAATTGTATGTTAAAATAGTAAAAGCTATGACTTTGTAATGtaatagatatataattttacTGTAATTTGAATTCGATTTTTAATTACGATCGTTAAAAGACATtttcgaattaaataaatgaatgagtaTATGAATAcgagtttaattttattgttaatttcgACTTCATAGACCATGCGATGAAAACTCTCGATGACTCGATgtctatttataataaaaaaactaactatTGGAGATGCCACAAATCcggtaaaacaaatatattattttgagtTACATTTATGTGAAAACTGGTCGCCTACAAAGTTAAATGTTTGCAAGctaggttctccatacaaacgtagtcacgctctcattttaaaacaattagctagattgctctaaactaaaactttgtacttataataggataaggtatatctaatatatctatgcctgtaatgagagtatgtagcttcagataccatagttaaaaaaatacaacaaatttaagtttccatacaaaactagtttttaataatttttaaggcAGTTTACTGAAACACTCATCgactttaaattatttactaaagaaatctatatttatttaaaactatttatactGTATTGAACCCTAACACAATTTTAGTGGAAAAATGGTAACTGGTAACATGGTGATGGTAACTGATAGAAATAATCCAATTTTTGTGTTGATAATTAAGATTAAAATCGGTGGatctcgttttttttaaataattagctAGTAAGATggcgtttttttttcgtataataaataaacatttgaacTACGTCACTGTTTTTTATTCCCTTTTCTATCATAAATCCTATAAAATCTATAAAGCCGTATATTCGGTGTTTTTGGTGTTATACGTACTTTTACACTAGGAGGCTGGTGGAAAATCGTAAATTTTACCAGAATACTGACCAAAAAGGCCGATAACTGCAATAAGGTCTTTCAACTTAGGATTTTAAGTGAAAATTACTCATTGTTGCTAAGTTAAAAGGCAGTATGGGACATATACAGCATTATTACCTAAGTTTCTACTAATATCCTAAATTAGAACGCCGTATAACGCATGTTTACCGCCTTCTTGACTAGTACGACCTACACATTTTTAAGCTTAACATTTGTATGTactaatacataatttagaattaagttttactaaccacattatgagtgtaacttacttgcaataaataaattattattattattaatactaatcTAAAGTggtttttatcaaataaaataaaaaccaagcTGTTTAGAAACATACTATAAATGcctaaaataagtacatacctatacctactacaTACAAAAAGAAATATTGGAATAAGTATTTCCGTTTCgtagaaattcaaaaaataatattttttgcgaTTAACTCGAAACTAGCTTTTGTCGAAAAACTGATTTTTACACTAGGAGGGCAgtaaattggtttgaccaactatacttgtataaactatgtctatggttgGGTAGTATTTTATAAGACtggcaatacctatattaaaattaacttcGGAGGGAGACGGTTGTGCCATTTAACGGAGTTtattataacaatttttttccTGTTACTTcctcaatttttttgtttttacttattaaatctaaaagtaACTGTACGATTTAGCTGTTAAACGTATACAATGTACAACTGCGAGAATGGACTTGAAGAAGTGTTCCAGGAGGCACGTGTCTTCGGGCTAAACTTCCTGGCGCCAAGTGTATCTTGTACGTcaataatttgtatgaaacttcCAAAACGCATCTTTTTGACCAGGTGAATTGAATATAAAACTTGTTTCTTTTCAGATTCGAATCATTCACGAGGTGTACCCGCGCATACGGAAGATGGTATATCCATTAGAACAATATACATTCGTAATCTACCCCCAAAGgtaaaaactcatttattagATAATAAGTCctataaaatatagtaaaatagatagcaaatgagcaatttatcacaaaaatgtggatattaaaataatataaatggaaataatacaaaaatacaggacctgtttcaattttttttttaacttctaaaaaggaaaaaagtaagggtaccattcgattgcttacattttatccaacaaaagattgtatagcaactatatataaacgcaatatttcaccgtgATGGATGGGGGTTGCGCGAACGGGTAGGGGGGGATTTAAACGtccattttttagtttttcgtaaataactcgtaaacggtggcccatagcaaaaaGTGTTCTTAtacgtaaataatctacataaatttGCCTACAAGAAAGATCTGTACACTTTTTGCTAGGATCTATATTTGCAAAGATATTAAAGCGGGAAAGTTCATTAAAATCAATTctatggtccgtttttttatatttttgtaaataacttgtAAACAGTGGCCATTagcaaaaatgttattaaacgTAAATAATCTCCAcaaaattttgtacaaaaaaaatgtagtacACTTTTCGCAAggatcaaaataaaaaaatataggttatttttttttagtttttcgtaaataactcgtaaagtatgacccatagcaaaaaaaaatct
The Cydia strobilella chromosome Z, ilCydStro3.1, whole genome shotgun sequence genome window above contains:
- the LOC134754106 gene encoding U3 small nucleolar ribonucleoprotein protein IMP3, coding for MVRKLKFHEQKLLKKVDFISWKVDNNLNEVKVMKKYYVQKREDYTKYNKLSREIRELANKIKDLDATAEFRTEASAQLLEKLYQMGLIPTRWDLALAINVSASSFCRRRLPVVMCRNKMSENLKEATKLIEQGHVRVGPEVVKDPAFLVNRSLEDFVTWVDGSAIKRHIMEYNEMRDDFDLL